In Simplicispira sp. 125, one DNA window encodes the following:
- a CDS encoding ABC transporter ATP-binding protein, with amino-acid sequence MSICFEGVEKTYPVYAKPQDRLLEWLTGRQRHRVHVALSGIDFAVQAGETFGLIGENGAGKSTLLKIAAGTIRPTQGRVAREGRVAALLELGAGFHPEESGYDNIRFMAALHGLEGADMEVFHQRATAFSELTVETLERPVKTYSSGMFMRLAFAAATAIDPDVLIVDEALSVGDLHFQKKSLNRILALREQGATVLFCSHNLYQVRSLCQRAAWIHDGRIEAMGSTEDVVTAYEAHERRRYAYLNTVATAAMAEGSSAAVIPSTHASVPVKIMRVGIETSDGINPVQVDSFQDLTLEVEVESYGDAPFHVGFAIVRPDKDNVFGSSTQFLDSRPPLRGVGTHCLRVRFPRLPLLSGEYLWSIYTLDDTGLQVLDMAELVQPFTVLNQQHREFGLVWLEHEWLHAP; translated from the coding sequence ATGAGTATTTGCTTTGAAGGGGTGGAGAAAACCTACCCGGTCTACGCCAAGCCGCAGGACCGCCTGCTGGAGTGGCTTACCGGGCGGCAGCGTCACCGTGTGCATGTGGCCTTGTCCGGCATCGATTTTGCGGTGCAGGCGGGCGAGACTTTTGGCCTGATCGGTGAAAACGGGGCCGGCAAGAGCACCTTGTTGAAGATTGCGGCGGGAACGATCCGTCCGACACAAGGGCGGGTGGCGCGCGAGGGCCGGGTAGCGGCGTTGCTGGAACTGGGTGCGGGCTTTCACCCGGAAGAGTCGGGCTACGACAATATTCGCTTCATGGCGGCGCTGCACGGACTCGAAGGCGCGGATATGGAGGTCTTCCATCAACGCGCTACGGCGTTCTCGGAGCTGACGGTCGAGACGCTGGAGCGTCCGGTGAAAACCTATTCTTCGGGCATGTTCATGCGCCTGGCGTTCGCGGCGGCCACGGCAATCGACCCCGACGTGCTGATCGTGGATGAGGCCTTGTCGGTGGGTGATCTGCATTTCCAGAAGAAAAGCCTGAACCGTATCCTTGCGCTGCGTGAGCAGGGCGCGACGGTGCTGTTCTGCTCCCACAACCTGTACCAGGTGCGCAGCCTGTGCCAGCGTGCGGCCTGGATTCATGATGGGCGGATCGAAGCGATGGGCTCCACCGAGGATGTGGTGACTGCCTATGAAGCGCATGAGCGGCGAAGGTATGCGTATTTGAACACTGTCGCGACCGCTGCCATGGCGGAAGGTTCTTCGGCGGCGGTGATCCCGTCGACACATGCATCTGTGCCGGTGAAGATTATGCGCGTAGGTATTGAAACCTCTGACGGGATCAATCCTGTGCAGGTGGACTCTTTCCAGGATCTCACCCTGGAGGTCGAAGTGGAGTCTTATGGGGACGCGCCGTTTCATGTCGGGTTTGCCATTGTGCGGCCAGACAAGGACAACGTGTTTGGCAGCAGCACCCAGTTCCTCGATTCCAGGCCCCCTCTGCGTGGGGTGGGGACACATTGTTTGCGTGTGCGTTTTCCGCGTCTGCCGCTGTTGTCGGGCGAGTATCTGTGGAGTATCTATACGTTGGACGATACGGGCCTCCAGGTACTTGACATGGCAGAGCTGGTCCAGCCGTTCACTGTGCTCAACCAGCAACACCGTGAGTTTGGTCTTGTCTGGCTGGAGCATGAATGGCTGCACGCGCCATGA
- a CDS encoding class I SAM-dependent methyltransferase: protein MSDIDRYDYAFDLEGDAWAARLLRRVPDGGSVLELGPGPGAMTQVLRARGQAVTVVENDPAALQALQPLGVQVVEADLDGRVWLDALEGRRFDTILACDVLEHLRQPEQVLKALAGLLQPMGSVIISLPNIAYAGVAAALRVGMFDYADKGLLDRTHLRFFTRRSIEQLLMDCGWVPVAWEANRVPVAQSEFAWYWESIPDAWRQHLLTGWADFDVYQWMVVAAPARDSRDWAAMQVRTEANQLRTQLQALQVTHAAEHASLLEHQKAFAEARQLIAQFEQELEQLRQQVRLLATDKAALEQVCSNTQATLAGRTWRARLDRLLGRGLV, encoded by the coding sequence ATGTCCGACATAGATCGCTACGACTACGCCTTTGACCTCGAGGGTGATGCATGGGCCGCTCGACTCCTGCGCCGGGTGCCGGATGGGGGCTCGGTGCTCGAACTGGGGCCAGGACCGGGAGCTATGACGCAGGTGTTGCGGGCGCGTGGACAAGCGGTCACGGTGGTGGAAAATGATCCTGCCGCGCTGCAGGCATTGCAGCCGCTGGGTGTACAGGTGGTGGAGGCTGATCTCGATGGCCGGGTCTGGCTGGATGCGTTGGAGGGTCGGCGCTTCGACACCATTCTGGCCTGTGACGTGCTGGAGCATTTGCGTCAACCTGAGCAGGTGCTCAAGGCGCTTGCCGGTTTGCTGCAGCCCATGGGCAGCGTCATCATCTCTCTGCCCAATATTGCCTATGCCGGTGTGGCTGCGGCTTTGCGGGTCGGCATGTTTGACTACGCAGACAAAGGGTTGCTTGACCGTACCCACCTGCGTTTCTTTACGCGCCGCAGCATAGAGCAGTTGCTGATGGACTGCGGATGGGTGCCGGTCGCTTGGGAGGCTAACCGTGTCCCTGTAGCGCAGAGTGAGTTCGCTTGGTATTGGGAGTCCATACCGGATGCCTGGCGCCAGCATTTGCTGACGGGATGGGCCGATTTCGATGTGTACCAATGGATGGTTGTGGCGGCACCAGCACGCGACTCGCGCGACTGGGCGGCGATGCAGGTACGCACCGAAGCAAACCAGTTGCGTACCCAATTGCAGGCATTGCAGGTGACGCATGCCGCGGAACATGCGTCGCTGTTAGAGCACCAGAAGGCCTTCGCTGAAGCGCGACAGTTGATCGCACAGTTTGAACAAGAACTCGAGCAACTGCGCCAGCAAGTGCGGCTATTGGCGACCGACAAGGCCGCGTTGGAGCAGGTCTGCTCGAATACGCAAGCGACTTTGGCTGGACGCACATGGCGCGCGCGCCTGGATCGCCTGCTGGGTCGTGGATTGGTATGA
- a CDS encoding lytic transglycosylase domain-containing protein has protein sequence MKSIGFTHFEAAGRRYPIDPAAVVMRWCGLRGMLRWTLRRVHAICTLMLLSAVFHVGAVQAEAIWQFVDRDGVVHIGNAAPPQSRGLVWIDQPPLARAGQAPERGVGALRLPGYKDAKPHLEAAALSAAIDPALVIAVAAAESAFNTEAVSRKGALGLMQVMPATAERYGVAAHSTAEGRKAVMEPQVNAQIGSRYLADLLRLFDGDKELALAAYNAGEGAVMKYGKRIPPYPETQQYVERVMRLYRTLAR, from the coding sequence ATGAAGTCAATAGGTTTCACGCACTTTGAAGCGGCGGGTCGCCGTTACCCTATTGATCCGGCGGCGGTGGTTATGCGCTGGTGTGGGCTGCGTGGCATGCTGCGATGGACTCTGCGGAGGGTCCACGCAATCTGCACGCTGATGCTGCTGTCGGCGGTGTTTCATGTGGGTGCTGTGCAGGCAGAGGCAATCTGGCAGTTTGTGGACCGCGACGGCGTGGTGCACATAGGCAACGCCGCGCCACCGCAGTCCAGGGGGCTGGTCTGGATTGACCAGCCACCGCTGGCACGAGCGGGCCAGGCGCCGGAGCGGGGCGTGGGTGCGCTCAGGCTCCCTGGTTACAAGGACGCCAAGCCCCATCTGGAAGCGGCGGCGCTGTCTGCCGCGATCGATCCAGCACTGGTCATTGCGGTGGCGGCAGCCGAGTCGGCATTCAACACGGAGGCGGTGTCACGCAAGGGCGCCCTGGGACTGATGCAGGTGATGCCGGCCACGGCTGAGCGCTACGGGGTGGCGGCCCATTCCACGGCGGAAGGGCGCAAGGCGGTGATGGAGCCCCAGGTGAATGCGCAGATTGGCAGCCGCTATCTGGCCGATCTGTTGCGCCTGTTTGACGGCGACAAGGAACTGGCACTGGCGGCCTACAACGCTGGAGAGGGTGCCGTGATGAAGTACGGCAAGCGAATTCCTCCCTACCCTGAGACGCAGCAGTATGTGGAGCGGGTGATGCGCCTGTACCGCACGCTCGCCCGGTGA
- a CDS encoding glycosyltransferase, whose amino-acid sequence MIFLSVVAFFVAALAAGFIVRWMRSHAAAYGNSMPQRFHFGDVPRLGGAAVLLGLGASWTLGMVQTWQGDPASLGLGAWVGAWLLVLLPSAAGGIAEDMTQRLTVRYRLAFTAASGVLAVALLGLAVPRLDLPWLDMLLANVPWIGFAIALLAVAGLPHAFNIIDGYNGLAGMVALIVCLALAHVALQVGDRALAALLVSTAAATAGFLVWNYPRGMLFAGDGGAYVWGVVIALASVSLVQRNVLVSPWFPLLLLIYPVWETVFSIYRKLARGVSPGVADALHFHQLIYRRIVRSVFHDDESRRMLMRNNRTSPYLWGFTLLTVVPAVLFWNNTPVLMVFCALFVVSYVAAYLAIVRFKVPTWLRR is encoded by the coding sequence ATGATCTTCTTGTCCGTCGTGGCATTCTTCGTGGCAGCGCTGGCTGCGGGGTTCATCGTGCGGTGGATGCGCAGCCATGCTGCTGCGTATGGCAACAGCATGCCGCAGCGGTTCCATTTTGGGGATGTGCCCCGGCTCGGCGGTGCGGCGGTGCTGCTGGGCCTGGGGGCGAGCTGGACATTGGGCATGGTGCAGACCTGGCAAGGCGATCCGGCGTCGCTGGGGCTGGGGGCGTGGGTGGGGGCGTGGCTGCTGGTGCTGCTGCCCTCGGCGGCTGGGGGCATTGCCGAGGACATGACGCAGCGCCTGACGGTGCGCTACCGGCTGGCCTTCACGGCGGCTTCGGGGGTGCTGGCCGTGGCTTTGCTGGGTTTGGCAGTGCCGCGGCTGGATCTGCCCTGGCTCGATATGCTGCTGGCGAATGTGCCCTGGATCGGGTTTGCCATTGCACTGCTGGCGGTGGCGGGGCTGCCCCATGCATTCAACATCATTGATGGCTACAACGGGCTGGCGGGCATGGTGGCGCTGATTGTGTGCCTGGCGCTGGCCCATGTGGCCTTGCAGGTGGGCGACCGGGCGCTGGCGGCGCTGCTGGTGTCCACGGCGGCGGCCACGGCGGGGTTTTTGGTGTGGAATTACCCGCGTGGCATGTTGTTTGCCGGGGATGGTGGAGCCTACGTTTGGGGCGTGGTGATTGCGTTGGCCAGTGTTTCGCTGGTGCAGCGCAATGTGCTGGTGTCGCCCTGGTTTCCGCTGCTGTTGCTGATCTACCCGGTCTGGGAGACCGTGTTTTCCATCTACCGCAAGTTGGCGCGTGGCGTGTCACCGGGCGTGGCCGATGCGCTGCATTTTCACCAACTGATCTACCGGCGCATCGTGCGCAGCGTGTTCCATGACGACGAGTCGCGCCGCATGCTGATGCGCAATAACCGCACCTCGCCTTATCTGTGGGGCTTTACCTTGCTCACCGTCGTGCCGGCGGTGCTCTTCTGGAACAACACACCCGTGCTGATGGTGTTTTGCGCGCTGTTTGTGGTGAGCTATGTGGCGGCGTACCTGGCCATTGTGCGTTTCAAGGTGCCGACCTGGTTGCGCCGCTAA
- a CDS encoding VWA domain-containing protein — protein sequence MEEWVGQWWHKAITRIAAAPPNAERVLLADMQRSIALLYRAGGGDPAVRVAPAAASRHGGARRFLERVAGSNQRSAQSRLDPEVLALPPEIGVFDQRALNHDLYLWLAALAAVFEPTGDWIADNRAASSRALQRFAGLRSRHAALVTAHLAQRPALSSLRAAAVPFEAAVQAALRGEDHGALFVQPGQVAPVWLWLAADAPAQIEATPITTSTAGDGPDPDTEQDPTAQDEASKRRRRAKRADTGEERNPLLVAPKTESITTWSEFVRLARGSDDEPDPNAQAAADDMDTLTLARGKQTTASRVKFDLDLPSASADDRPLGPGRKTPEWDWRRRALLPDHCAVQCLVTQPQAPFVPSPHLRATAHRVRRRLEVLRAAPRNIKAQHSGDELDLDAWVRFQTEARGGVQHSDAPPIYTRRERGERSLATLLLADLSLSTDAYATSDARVIDVIRDALYVFGEALAATGDAFEMLGFSSVRRQHVRIQHIKGFGERWGEPARARVGALKPGFYTRMGAAVRDATRRLAARPERQRLLLVLTDGKPNDLDIYEGRYGLEDTRHAIQEARDAGLTPFCVTIDHEAHDYLPMLFGSNGYALVRQPQELTRRLTQAWVTLAR from the coding sequence ATGGAAGAATGGGTAGGCCAGTGGTGGCACAAGGCCATCACCCGCATCGCAGCCGCACCGCCCAACGCCGAGCGTGTATTGCTGGCCGATATGCAGCGCAGCATCGCCCTGCTCTACCGTGCGGGTGGCGGCGACCCTGCGGTGCGCGTAGCGCCCGCTGCAGCCTCGCGCCATGGCGGCGCGCGGCGCTTCCTGGAGCGCGTCGCTGGCAGCAACCAGCGCAGCGCACAAAGCCGCCTCGACCCCGAGGTGCTGGCGCTACCGCCCGAAATCGGCGTGTTCGACCAGCGCGCACTCAACCACGACCTTTATTTGTGGCTGGCAGCACTGGCCGCCGTGTTTGAACCCACGGGCGACTGGATTGCCGACAACCGCGCCGCCAGCAGCCGCGCCCTGCAGCGCTTTGCCGGCCTGCGCAGCCGCCACGCCGCACTGGTAACAGCCCACCTGGCACAGCGCCCGGCGCTTTCCAGCCTGCGCGCTGCGGCGGTACCGTTTGAAGCCGCGGTACAAGCCGCCCTGCGCGGAGAAGACCACGGCGCCCTGTTCGTGCAGCCTGGGCAAGTGGCGCCCGTGTGGCTCTGGCTGGCCGCCGACGCCCCGGCACAGATCGAAGCCACGCCCATTACAACCAGCACAGCAGGCGACGGCCCAGACCCCGACACCGAGCAAGACCCCACCGCGCAGGACGAGGCCAGCAAGCGCCGCCGCCGCGCCAAGCGTGCCGACACGGGTGAGGAGCGCAACCCCCTGCTCGTGGCACCCAAAACAGAATCCATCACCACCTGGAGCGAATTCGTTCGCCTGGCACGCGGCAGCGACGACGAACCCGACCCCAACGCCCAGGCCGCCGCTGACGATATGGATACGCTCACGCTGGCGCGCGGCAAGCAAACCACGGCCTCGCGCGTCAAGTTCGACCTTGACCTGCCCAGCGCCAGCGCCGACGACCGCCCCCTCGGCCCCGGTCGCAAAACCCCTGAATGGGACTGGCGCCGCCGCGCCCTGCTGCCCGACCACTGCGCGGTGCAATGCCTGGTCACCCAGCCGCAAGCGCCTTTCGTGCCATCGCCGCACCTGCGCGCCACGGCCCACCGCGTGCGCCGCCGCCTTGAAGTGCTGCGCGCCGCACCGCGCAACATCAAGGCCCAGCACAGCGGCGACGAACTCGACCTGGACGCCTGGGTGCGCTTCCAGACAGAGGCGCGCGGCGGTGTGCAACACAGCGACGCACCGCCCATCTACACCCGCCGCGAGCGCGGCGAGCGCAGCCTGGCCACCTTGCTGCTGGCCGACCTGTCGCTCTCCACCGACGCCTACGCCACGTCAGACGCCCGCGTGATCGACGTCATCCGTGATGCGCTGTATGTGTTTGGTGAGGCGCTTGCAGCCACTGGCGATGCGTTTGAAATGCTGGGATTCAGCTCGGTGCGCCGCCAGCACGTGCGCATCCAGCACATCAAGGGGTTTGGCGAGCGCTGGGGCGAGCCGGCGCGCGCACGGGTTGGCGCCCTCAAGCCCGGCTTCTACACCCGCATGGGCGCGGCCGTGCGCGATGCCACCCGGCGCCTCGCCGCCCGCCCCGAGCGCCAGCGCCTGCTGCTGGTGCTGACCGACGGCAAACCCAACGACCTCGACATTTACGAAGGCCGCTATGGCCTGGAAGACACCCGCCACGCCATCCAGGAGGCGCGTGACGCAGGCCTTACGCCGTTCTGCGTCACCATAGACCACGAAGCGCACGATTACCTGCCCATGCTGTTCGGCAGCAACGGTTACGCCCTGGTGCGCCAGCCACAAGAGCTGACACGCAGGCTCACGCAGGCCTGGGTCACGTTGGCGCGTTAA
- a CDS encoding 4Fe-4S binding protein, giving the protein MRSTKWYAPWWVMGTDCSSCASAAACGTGNAAQAPLAHTQVLQRRRRWLQLSFFAVFLLAPALNLLRFDLNETQLWVLGFRWSLGIDAFVRGEATAAQTAWSIVWRGILPVLSLVIGFLAVAYHYGRLYCGWLCPHFSLVETLNDLLHRATGKLSVWDKSPTPRPGRSADKRWWPVFLAACLVFGFVWAITLLTYLLPPAEIWGNLVHGTLSPNQARFLGVGTLVFTLEFTLARHLFCRYGCAVGLFQSLAWMANPKAMVVSFTRSRARECKTCEVMPTSRSKTLSAETPRAQPHPLGQRPVPSGSACDHACPMRLNPRNIKRMMFACVQCGQCLDACDATQTDQGRTPTLEWKVGLDAVRETLRQKREGIH; this is encoded by the coding sequence GTGCGCTCGACGAAGTGGTACGCGCCGTGGTGGGTGATGGGGACTGATTGCTCCAGCTGCGCCAGTGCCGCCGCATGCGGCACGGGCAATGCAGCGCAGGCCCCCCTGGCACACACCCAGGTGCTGCAGCGCCGTCGCCGGTGGTTACAGCTGTCGTTTTTTGCTGTTTTCCTGCTCGCGCCGGCACTCAACCTGCTGCGCTTTGATTTGAACGAGACCCAACTCTGGGTGCTCGGTTTCCGCTGGTCGCTGGGCATCGACGCCTTTGTGCGTGGCGAGGCCACCGCAGCACAGACCGCCTGGTCCATTGTCTGGCGCGGCATCCTGCCCGTGTTATCGCTGGTCATCGGTTTCCTGGCGGTGGCGTACCACTATGGGCGCCTGTACTGCGGCTGGCTGTGCCCCCATTTTTCGCTCGTTGAGACCCTCAACGACCTGCTGCACCGCGCCACCGGCAAGCTCAGCGTGTGGGACAAATCCCCAACGCCCCGCCCGGGCCGCAGTGCCGACAAGCGCTGGTGGCCCGTCTTCCTGGCCGCATGCTTGGTGTTTGGCTTCGTCTGGGCCATCACGCTGCTCACCTACCTGCTGCCTCCCGCCGAGATTTGGGGCAACCTGGTGCACGGCACTTTGAGCCCCAACCAGGCGCGCTTTCTCGGTGTGGGAACGCTCGTCTTCACCCTCGAATTCACCCTGGCACGGCATCTGTTCTGCCGCTACGGCTGCGCTGTGGGCCTGTTCCAAAGCCTGGCCTGGATGGCCAACCCCAAGGCCATGGTGGTGTCGTTCACCCGCAGCCGCGCGCGCGAATGCAAGACCTGTGAAGTCATGCCCACCAGCCGCTCGAAAACGCTGTCCGCGGAAACGCCACGCGCGCAACCCCATCCTCTCGGTCAACGGCCGGTGCCCAGCGGCAGCGCCTGCGACCATGCCTGCCCCATGCGCCTGAATCCACGCAACATCAAACGCATGATGTTTGCCTGCGTGCAGTGCGGCCAGTGCCTTGACGCCTGCGACGCCACCCAGACCGACCAGGGGCGCACCCCCACGCTGGAGTGGAAAGTGGGCCTGGACGCCGTGCGTGAAACCCTGCGCCAAAAACGCGAGGGGATTCACTGA
- a CDS encoding CbbQ/NirQ/NorQ/GpvN family protein: MNSAEQAFVSAPAAPQRVAGGASVPWYAAQAGECALFEHCFAQQLPLLIKGPTGCGKTRFVEHMAARLARPLITVSCHDDLSAADLVGRHLIGHGNTVWADGPLTRAVREGAILYLDEVVEARKDTTVVLHPLADDRRVLPIERTGELIAAPPEFMLVISYNPGYQNLLKGLKPSTRQRFIALTLDYPEPTVERAILEREGRATPEIAARLVQLAQALRRLTDHDLEETASTRLLVMAARLVASGLPLVDACRAAVVDALSDDHDTLRALDEVVRAVVGDGD, encoded by the coding sequence ATGAACAGCGCCGAACAAGCCTTCGTGTCGGCGCCTGCCGCCCCCCAACGGGTGGCAGGCGGGGCCTCGGTGCCCTGGTACGCCGCACAGGCGGGTGAGTGCGCGCTGTTCGAGCACTGCTTCGCCCAGCAGCTCCCGCTGCTGATCAAGGGCCCCACGGGCTGCGGTAAAACGCGGTTCGTGGAGCACATGGCGGCGCGCCTGGCGCGCCCGCTCATCACCGTTTCCTGCCATGACGATCTGAGCGCAGCCGACCTCGTCGGACGCCATCTGATCGGCCATGGCAATACCGTCTGGGCCGATGGCCCGCTGACACGCGCTGTGCGGGAAGGCGCCATTCTTTACCTGGACGAAGTGGTGGAAGCGCGCAAGGACACCACCGTGGTGCTGCACCCGCTGGCCGACGACCGGCGCGTACTGCCCATTGAGCGCACAGGCGAACTCATCGCCGCGCCGCCTGAGTTCATGCTCGTCATCTCGTACAACCCGGGCTACCAGAACCTGCTCAAGGGTCTCAAGCCCAGCACGCGCCAGCGCTTCATCGCGCTCACGCTGGATTACCCCGAACCCACGGTCGAGCGCGCCATCCTCGAGCGCGAAGGCCGCGCCACGCCCGAGATTGCCGCCCGCCTGGTGCAACTGGCCCAGGCGCTGCGCCGCCTCACCGACCACGACCTCGAAGAAACGGCCAGTACCCGCTTGCTGGTGATGGCCGCGCGCCTCGTGGCGTCGGGCCTCCCCCTGGTTGACGCCTGCCGCGCCGCCGTGGTCGATGCCCTGAGCGACGATCACGATACGCTGCGTGCGCTCGACGAAGTGGTACGCGCCGTGGTGGGTGATGGGGACTGA
- a CDS encoding cbb3-type cytochrome c oxidase subunit I — MNIPTLKYQSQAVAKLYFIAALCLFTGQILFGITLGLQYVIGDLFFPYIPFNIARMVHTNLLIVWLLFGFMGAAYFMVPEESETELWSPLFAKILFWVFLAAGVATILGYLLVPYASLAEWTGNDLLATMGREFLEQPLPTKIGIVVVCLGFLFNISMTVLKGRKTAISLVLLLGLWGLALMFLFSFVNPSNLVRDKMYWWFVVHLWVEGTWELIMASLLAFVLIKTTGVDREVIDKWMYMIVAFALISGILGTGHHFYFIGLPGYWHWVGGVFSALEPIPFFMMTLFAFNMVQRRRREHPNQAAVLWAVGTAVIAFLGAGVWGFIHTLSWVNYYTHGSQVTAAHGHLAFYGAYVLVVLAIISYAMPLMRGREANPMRAQRFEMWSFWIMSIGMAVMVLALSGAGILQVWLQRMPASGTAMSFMATQDQLVFFYWVRVFGGVMFLVGLVTYLSSFFIGPAANEQEVAAIPGSRMHRA, encoded by the coding sequence ATGAATATTCCAACGCTTAAATACCAGTCGCAAGCTGTCGCCAAGCTGTACTTCATTGCGGCCCTGTGCCTCTTTACGGGCCAGATCCTCTTCGGCATCACACTGGGCCTGCAGTACGTCATTGGCGATCTGTTCTTCCCCTACATCCCGTTCAACATCGCGCGGATGGTGCATACCAACCTGCTGATCGTCTGGCTGCTGTTCGGTTTCATGGGCGCCGCCTACTTCATGGTGCCCGAAGAGAGCGAAACCGAGCTCTGGAGCCCGCTCTTCGCCAAGATCCTGTTCTGGGTGTTCCTCGCCGCCGGCGTGGCAACCATCCTGGGCTATCTGTTGGTGCCCTACGCATCGCTCGCCGAATGGACCGGCAACGACCTGCTGGCCACCATGGGCCGCGAGTTCCTGGAGCAGCCCCTGCCGACCAAAATTGGCATCGTGGTGGTCTGCCTGGGCTTTCTGTTCAACATCAGCATGACCGTGCTCAAGGGCCGCAAGACCGCCATCAGCCTGGTGCTGCTGCTCGGCCTGTGGGGCCTGGCGCTGATGTTCCTGTTCAGCTTTGTCAACCCCAGCAACCTGGTGCGCGACAAGATGTACTGGTGGTTCGTGGTGCACCTGTGGGTGGAAGGCACCTGGGAACTCATCATGGCCTCGCTGCTGGCCTTCGTGCTCATCAAGACGACCGGTGTGGACCGTGAAGTGATCGACAAATGGATGTACATGATTGTTGCCTTCGCGCTGATCTCGGGCATTCTGGGTACCGGTCACCACTTCTACTTCATCGGCCTGCCAGGCTACTGGCACTGGGTGGGCGGCGTGTTCTCTGCGCTCGAACCCATCCCGTTCTTCATGATGACGCTGTTCGCGTTCAACATGGTGCAGCGCCGCCGCCGCGAACACCCCAACCAGGCCGCCGTACTGTGGGCCGTGGGTACTGCCGTCATCGCCTTCCTGGGCGCCGGCGTCTGGGGCTTCATCCATACCCTGAGCTGGGTCAACTACTACACGCACGGTTCGCAAGTCACTGCAGCGCACGGCCACCTGGCCTTCTACGGTGCCTACGTGCTGGTGGTGCTCGCCATCATCAGCTACGCAATGCCGTTGATGCGCGGTCGCGAAGCCAACCCCATGCGCGCCCAGCGCTTCGAAATGTGGAGCTTCTGGATCATGAGCATCGGCATGGCCGTCATGGTGCTGGCCCTGAGCGGCGCAGGCATCTTGCAGGTCTGGTTGCAACGCATGCCTGCTTCTGGCACGGCGATGTCCTTCATGGCCACGCAGGACCAGCTGGTGTTCTTCTACTGGGTGCGCGTGTTCGGTGGCGTGATGTTCCTTGTGGGCTTGGTCACCTATCTGTCGAGCTTCTTCATTGGCCCTGCCGCCAATGAGCAGGAAGTGGCTGCCATCCCCGGCAGCCGCATGCATAGGGCCTGA
- a CDS encoding cytochrome c encodes MSQGFTSQMARNIFYGGTMFFVLLFAALIFHTETKIPERSKSGEITESVVRGKHLWETRNCIGCHTLLGEGAYFAPELGNVYERRGPDFIKGWIKAMPSNTPGRRQMPNFDFSDAQLDDLVEFLRWTNGINTEKWPPNIEG; translated from the coding sequence ATGAGCCAAGGCTTCACCAGCCAGATGGCGCGCAATATCTTCTACGGCGGCACGATGTTCTTCGTACTGCTGTTTGCCGCGCTGATCTTCCACACCGAAACCAAGATTCCCGAGCGCTCGAAGTCGGGTGAGATCACAGAGTCCGTCGTGCGCGGCAAACACCTGTGGGAAACGCGCAACTGCATCGGCTGCCACACGCTGCTGGGCGAAGGTGCGTATTTCGCACCTGAACTGGGCAACGTGTACGAACGCCGCGGTCCCGATTTCATCAAGGGCTGGATCAAGGCCATGCCGTCCAACACACCCGGCCGCCGCCAGATGCCCAACTTCGACTTCAGCGACGCGCAACTTGACGACCTGGTCGAGTTCCTGCGCTGGACGAATGGCATCAACACCGAGAAGTGGCCACCCAACATTGAAGGTTGA
- a CDS encoding cytochrome c oxidase subunit 3 family protein: MTSNASSTSDHLLLKTDTNAGPRLRGDLGVWFVILLELLTFAILFVAYAFARNREPALFQAGQATLDLHSGALNTVLLITGSWCVARAVQAVRRDAVQAGARWLVGSLVCGAGFVVVKLAEYAGKAQAWADMGDDDTFYMLYFILTGFHFLHVVVGMLAIAYLWWRTRRGAYGRHDCHALETGAAFWHMVDLLWIVLFPLVYVLR; encoded by the coding sequence ATGACTTCTAATGCTTCTTCAACTTCCGATCATCTGTTGCTTAAAACCGACACCAACGCAGGCCCGCGACTGCGCGGTGACCTGGGCGTGTGGTTTGTCATCCTGCTGGAACTGCTGACTTTCGCCATCCTGTTCGTTGCCTACGCCTTTGCGCGCAACCGCGAGCCTGCCCTGTTCCAGGCGGGGCAGGCCACGCTGGACCTGCATTCGGGCGCGCTCAACACGGTGTTGCTGATCACGGGTAGCTGGTGTGTGGCGCGCGCCGTGCAGGCGGTGCGGCGCGATGCCGTGCAGGCCGGGGCGCGTTGGCTGGTGGGTTCCCTGGTCTGTGGCGCTGGCTTTGTGGTGGTCAAGCTGGCCGAATACGCGGGCAAGGCGCAGGCCTGGGCGGACATGGGTGACGACGACACTTTTTATATGCTGTATTTCATCCTCACGGGCTTCCACTTCCTGCACGTGGTGGTCGGTATGCTGGCCATCGCCTACCTGTGGTGGCGCACCCGGCGCGGCGCCTACGGTCGCCACGACTGCCACGCGCTGGAGACGGGCGCGGCCTTCTGGCACATGGTCGATCTGTTGTGGATCGTGCTGTTCCCGCTGGTCTATGTGCTGCGCTGA
- a CDS encoding cytochrome C oxidase subunit IV family protein: MHESRLNRAWLLLLAITGVTFWMGESGSSVGSLAVALAVLGQAFVKGLVVALEFLELREAPALWRWLIAGWLVLVLGLIVLAYALGLP; the protein is encoded by the coding sequence ATGCATGAATCACGACTGAACCGCGCCTGGCTGCTGCTGCTGGCCATCACGGGTGTGACCTTCTGGATGGGCGAGAGCGGGTCTTCGGTGGGCAGCCTGGCGGTGGCACTGGCGGTGCTGGGGCAGGCCTTCGTCAAGGGTCTGGTGGTAGCGCTGGAGTTTCTGGAGTTGCGCGAAGCGCCCGCGCTCTGGCGCTGGCTGATTGCTGGCTGGCTGGTGCTGGTGCTGGGTTTGATTGTGCTGGCGTATGCGCTGGGCCTGCCCTGA